A section of the Pseudomonadota bacterium genome encodes:
- a CDS encoding DegT/DnrJ/EryC1/StrS family aminotransferase, translated as MKVPLLDLKAQYNSIKEEILKITAEIYESQYFILGPHVEKLENEIANYCSTKYALGVSSGTDALLLALMASGIGPGDSVITSPYTFFATAGAIVRTGAKPIFADIDPDTYNISPDKISETISSMKQNERETLKAIMPVHLYGQCADIGAILEIAENANLLVIEDAAQAIGSEYKKKRAGSFGDFGCFSFFPSKNLGAFGDGGIITTNSSTFYEKMQILRVHGSHPKYYHKYIGGNFRLDALQAAIVSVKLKYLDQWTAARQNNAQKYRLLFDKAGLSERITLPPEKENRHIYNQFIIKVSGKRDELRSYLNDAGIGTEIYYPVPLHLQECFSSLGYKKGDMPVSEDSSANTIALPIYPELTDDMQIYVVEEIKKFYQI; from the coding sequence ATGAAAGTGCCTCTTCTAGATTTAAAAGCACAATATAACAGCATTAAAGAAGAAATATTAAAAATAACCGCCGAAATATATGAAAGCCAGTATTTTATCCTGGGTCCGCATGTAGAAAAACTGGAAAATGAGATAGCAAACTATTGTTCAACAAAATATGCTCTCGGGGTATCATCAGGCACTGATGCGCTTCTTCTTGCACTTATGGCATCAGGCATAGGGCCTGGAGATAGTGTGATCACCTCACCCTATACTTTTTTTGCAACAGCCGGAGCAATAGTTAGAACCGGTGCAAAACCGATTTTTGCAGATATTGATCCGGACACTTATAATATTTCTCCTGATAAGATATCAGAAACAATTTCCTCAATGAAACAAAATGAGCGGGAAACCTTAAAGGCCATTATGCCTGTTCATCTTTACGGTCAGTGTGCAGACATAGGGGCTATACTTGAAATTGCAGAAAATGCTAATCTTCTGGTAATAGAAGATGCAGCTCAGGCTATAGGTTCTGAATATAAAAAAAAGCGGGCCGGATCTTTTGGCGATTTCGGCTGTTTCTCATTTTTCCCTTCTAAAAATCTCGGGGCTTTTGGAGACGGAGGGATTATTACTACAAATTCTTCAACATTTTATGAAAAAATGCAAATACTAAGGGTTCATGGTTCCCATCCCAAATATTACCACAAATATATAGGCGGTAATTTCAGGCTTGACGCTCTTCAGGCTGCAATTGTATCAGTTAAATTAAAATATCTTGACCAATGGACTGCCGCAAGGCAAAATAATGCACAAAAATACAGACTGCTATTTGACAAAGCCGGTCTTTCTGAAAGAATAACTCTTCCTCCTGAAAAAGAAAACCGCCATATATATAATCAGTTTATAATAAAAGTGTCCGGAAAAAGAGATGAACTAAGATCTTATTTAAATGATGCCGGAATAGGCACTGAAATTTACTATCCGGTCCCACTCCATCTTCAGGAATGTTTTTCGTCTCTTGGCTATAAAAAAGGCGATATGCCTGTTTCGGAGGATTCTTCCGCAAATACTATTGCATTGCCCATTTACCCCGAACTTACAGACGATATGCAGATTTATGTGGTAGAAGAAATAAAAAAGTTTTATCAAATTTAG
- a CDS encoding polysaccharide export protein, with protein sequence MKIHKKLNFIITLFFLIALLPACTSFKPKNDLTPPVKTVDKTAVDSNTYIIGAEDVLDIFVWREESLTKSVTVRMDGKISLPLTDDIQAAGLTPLQLKEVITTKLKNFIGNPTISVTVTQANSYKVYVTGQVKNPGVFKLRSETSFLQLIVMIGGFTDWADQKNIEIIRKENGMEKRIPINYEKIIEGKEPDIAIKNGDAVIVP encoded by the coding sequence ATGAAAATTCATAAAAAACTAAATTTTATAATTACATTATTTTTTTTGATTGCTTTACTCCCGGCATGTACTTCATTCAAACCAAAAAATGATTTAACCCCACCCGTAAAAACAGTCGATAAAACTGCTGTTGATAGTAATACTTATATTATAGGTGCGGAAGATGTCCTTGATATCTTTGTCTGGAGGGAAGAATCTTTGACAAAATCCGTTACTGTCAGGATGGATGGGAAAATATCATTACCTCTTACAGACGATATCCAGGCCGCAGGTCTTACACCTTTACAACTTAAAGAAGTTATAACAACCAAGCTTAAAAACTTCATTGGAAACCCGACAATCTCTGTAACAGTAACTCAGGCAAACAGTTATAAAGTATATGTCACCGGCCAGGTAAAAAATCCAGGGGTTTTCAAACTTCGCAGTGAGACTTCCTTTTTGCAACTAATAGTCATGATAGGAGGTTTTACCGACTGGGCAGATCAGAAAAATATTGAGATTATAAGAAAAGAAAACGGAATGGAAAAAAGAATTCCGATAAATTATGAGAAAATTATTGAAGGAAAAGAGCCTGATATTGCAATTAAAAACGGAGACGCAGTGATTGTGCCATGA
- a CDS encoding outer membrane beta-barrel protein, with amino-acid sequence MKKIFLTIYFYNLSHKMCVLPIKPLMLFVLIIFAPVVAFSADTFSQDRFHPYISVEEEYNDNLDLTSNNKKKDFITTIKPGLKYSNMDTFSGIDLDYNAGFVFYGQHENLNYISHNASLNAKYLTKEHFNFFLKDSFIRSDDPREREYFTPAEENKFVLSTETQREKYWRNVLSPTVEYQFGPQNRIGVNYRNNIYRIDSSNPDDSQEDFVNPFFSWKLDQKNDIYLDYGYTIGNFESSADFTSHKATMRYTNHFGPKSSVFGEYNFSTRNFDPPSVDYDIHQPFIGVSYSFNPNFDASAQIGYFVKDPETGSRTDGMSYKAGITNRNVKTSYVLSLQGGYNEDYFTSENLGFSRYHRLTGSITHSLAMRTSLGLYGNVERSTFDTGKKDWIWGTGCNLSHKPLKWLTLYLDISHKNKDSNISTDDYTENRGIFKITATY; translated from the coding sequence ATGAAGAAAATATTTTTGACGATATATTTTTATAATTTATCACATAAGATGTGTGTTCTGCCAATTAAGCCCCTGATGCTTTTTGTACTGATTATATTTGCACCGGTGGTTGCTTTTTCTGCCGACACATTTTCACAAGACAGGTTTCATCCTTATATTTCTGTAGAAGAAGAGTATAATGACAACCTTGATCTTACATCAAACAATAAAAAAAAAGATTTTATTACTACAATCAAGCCCGGTCTGAAATATTCAAATATGGATACATTTTCTGGGATAGACCTTGATTATAATGCCGGTTTTGTGTTTTACGGGCAACATGAGAATTTAAACTATATTAGCCACAATGCTTCATTAAATGCCAAATATCTTACAAAAGAGCATTTCAATTTCTTTCTAAAAGACTCTTTCATCCGTTCGGATGATCCAAGAGAAAGGGAATACTTTACACCCGCGGAGGAAAACAAGTTTGTTCTTTCCACTGAAACACAAAGAGAAAAATACTGGCGGAATGTTTTATCACCTACTGTAGAATACCAGTTCGGACCACAAAACCGGATCGGAGTCAATTATCGAAACAATATATACAGGATAGACAGCTCTAATCCGGATGACAGCCAGGAAGATTTTGTTAATCCTTTTTTTTCATGGAAGCTTGATCAGAAAAATGACATCTATTTAGATTATGGTTATACTATCGGAAATTTTGAAAGCTCTGCAGATTTTACAAGCCATAAAGCAACTATGCGTTACACAAACCATTTTGGTCCAAAATCGTCGGTTTTTGGAGAATACAATTTTTCAACGCGAAACTTTGATCCTCCAAGTGTTGATTACGATATCCATCAACCATTTATTGGCGTATCTTATTCCTTCAACCCAAATTTTGATGCAAGCGCCCAGATAGGATATTTTGTTAAAGATCCGGAAACCGGTTCACGTACAGACGGTATGAGTTATAAAGCCGGGATAACTAACCGGAATGTAAAAACTTCATATGTACTAAGCTTGCAGGGCGGATATAATGAAGATTATTTTACTTCAGAAAATCTGGGATTCAGCCGATATCACAGATTAACAGGATCCATAACACATTCACTTGCTATGAGAACTTCTCTTGGCTTATATGGAAATGTTGAGCGATCCACGTTTGATACCGGCAAGAAAGACTGGATATGGGGTACAGGTTGTAATCTGTCACACAAACCTTTGAAATGGCTGACATTATATCTGGACATATCGCACAAAAACAAAGATTCCAACATATCTACAGATGATTACACTGAAAACAGGGGAATTTTTAAAATCACTGCAACGTACTAA
- a CDS encoding AAA family ATPase — protein sequence MYKKYYGLINKPFEITPDPGFFFFSEKHKEALAHLKYAVKEGKGFSLITGEVGTGKTTLVHMLLSNLGPNVRTANIFNPIMSPGDFITYVCIDLGIKTTTDKSRGHNLMLLYNFLLDCFNKKQLVFLIIDEAQCMNPKILEEVRLLTNFETSKNKLLHIILLGQPELNETIADTRFRALKQRITVRYNLSEFNFSETKEYIQYRLKKAGGRNLSLFDKNSIKEIYKYSKGTPRLINTVCDNALIIGFSRNLRRIGKPVILEAIRDLEGLQKNKKKLILPVIFFVILILMCTTVTIFIIYPDFFDKIINF from the coding sequence ATGTATAAAAAGTATTATGGTTTAATTAACAAACCTTTTGAAATAACACCTGATCCTGGATTTTTCTTTTTTAGTGAGAAACATAAAGAAGCACTTGCTCATCTTAAATATGCAGTAAAGGAAGGAAAAGGGTTCAGCCTCATTACAGGAGAAGTAGGTACAGGGAAAACCACTCTCGTGCACATGCTTTTAAGTAATTTAGGTCCGAATGTTCGTACCGCTAATATTTTTAATCCTATAATGTCACCCGGTGATTTTATCACTTATGTTTGTATTGATCTTGGAATAAAAACAACTACTGATAAATCACGCGGGCATAATCTAATGTTGCTTTATAATTTTCTTCTGGATTGTTTTAATAAAAAGCAATTGGTTTTTTTGATAATCGATGAAGCCCAGTGCATGAACCCAAAAATCCTGGAAGAAGTCAGATTATTAACAAATTTTGAAACTTCAAAAAATAAGTTGCTCCATATAATTCTTCTGGGACAACCTGAATTAAACGAAACTATAGCCGACACCCGATTCAGAGCCTTAAAACAAAGAATTACCGTTCGTTATAACTTGAGCGAATTTAATTTTAGTGAAACAAAAGAGTATATACAATACAGACTTAAAAAAGCGGGAGGCCGTAATCTTTCTTTATTCGACAAAAACTCCATAAAAGAAATATATAAATATTCAAAAGGTACCCCCCGTTTGATAAATACCGTATGTGATAATGCTCTTATCATTGGATTTTCACGTAATTTAAGACGTATCGGGAAACCGGTTATTTTAGAAGCCATCAGAGATCTGGAAGGATTGCAGAAAAATAAGAAAAAATTAATTTTGCCCGTAATCTTTTTTGTTATTTTAATTCTTATGTGCACAACGGTTACCATATTTATAATTTATCCGGATTTTTTTGATAAAATTATTAATTTTTAA
- a CDS encoding polysaccharide biosynthesis tyrosine autokinase, with product MGKIFEALQKAEEENIQASTAETIESSPVNTVFDDKLVCYFQSGSIVSEQFKKLRTYLLMPALGEKPKTILITSAFSGEGKSLIAINLAITIAMEFHSHALLLDCDLRNPSLSRWFGVDKAKGLSDYLLGYADLPDLIMKTGIDKLNILTGGSSQENPVEMIGSKKMESLIDELKSRYSDRHIILDSSPVLATTEPHVLYKLVDCIILVIRAGITPRGPIQQAIKFLGKDKIIGVVLNDMNFKSAALRSRYFGTSQYYPYHGNVKKDKSKSFGRKISSKFNNK from the coding sequence ATGGGAAAAATATTTGAAGCGCTGCAAAAAGCAGAAGAAGAAAATATTCAGGCATCTACAGCGGAAACTATCGAATCCTCACCAGTTAACACTGTTTTTGACGACAAGCTAGTTTGCTATTTCCAGTCCGGTTCAATTGTTTCGGAACAGTTTAAAAAACTTAGAACATATCTTTTAATGCCTGCGCTTGGTGAAAAACCCAAAACAATTCTTATAACGAGCGCTTTTAGCGGGGAAGGCAAAAGCCTGATTGCAATAAACCTTGCTATTACAATCGCTATGGAATTCCACAGCCACGCCCTTTTATTAGACTGCGATCTCAGGAATCCCTCACTTTCAAGGTGGTTTGGCGTCGATAAAGCTAAAGGTTTATCGGATTATCTGCTGGGATATGCAGATTTACCGGATCTTATAATGAAAACTGGTATTGATAAGCTTAATATTCTTACCGGAGGCAGCAGCCAGGAAAATCCTGTTGAAATGATCGGTTCGAAAAAGATGGAAAGCCTCATTGACGAGTTGAAATCCCGCTATAGCGACCGGCATATTATACTTGATTCTTCCCCCGTGCTTGCAACAACAGAACCGCATGTACTTTACAAATTAGTTGACTGTATTATTCTTGTAATAAGGGCTGGCATAACACCAAGAGGGCCCATTCAACAGGCCATTAAGTTTCTTGGAAAAGACAAAATTATCGGCGTTGTTTTAAATGATATGAATTTTAAATCAGCTGCGCTTCGATCCCGGTATTTTGGGACCTCACAGTACTATCCATATCATGGGAATGTTAAAAAAGATAAATCCAAAAGTTTTGGTCGTAAAATTAGCTCAAAGTTTAATAATAAATGA
- a CDS encoding sugar transferase, translating into MNFESNQEAMDTLNLSVKKFTKFLHDTSKAVTEPFSEVSHMFFDMTQFLYMLKIERKRTERSNKPFILMLLDISELQTKKDKDSAEKMKQVLISCLRETDISGWYETNKIMGAIFTEINSIDETSMESILRKVYDSINIAIDVVLAKKIKISVHAFPEANGDSKINGGLFNTTLYPDLSKQSISKQAKSILKMIMDFTGSLFALFFLAPVFFIIALAIKLTSKGPVFFKQERMGLNGKKFSFLKFRSMYENSDSQCHKEYIEKFIGQGDSDPNTPGVYKLCNDTRITPLGNFIRKTSLDELPQFINVLKGEMSLVGPRPPIPYECELYDIWHKRRLLSAKPGITGLWQVTGRSKTTFDEMVRLDLKYINNWSLWLDIKLLLKTPLVILTGEGAH; encoded by the coding sequence ATGAATTTTGAATCAAACCAGGAAGCTATGGATACATTAAACTTATCTGTAAAAAAATTTACAAAATTTCTTCATGATACATCTAAGGCGGTTACAGAACCTTTTTCCGAAGTAAGCCATATGTTTTTTGACATGACTCAGTTTCTCTATATGCTTAAGATAGAAAGAAAAAGAACAGAGCGATCAAACAAACCGTTCATTCTCATGCTGCTTGATATCTCAGAACTACAAACCAAAAAAGATAAGGATTCTGCTGAAAAAATGAAACAAGTTCTTATTTCCTGTTTAAGAGAAACTGATATTAGTGGCTGGTATGAAACAAATAAGATTATGGGCGCAATATTTACGGAAATAAATTCAATAGACGAAACTTCGATGGAAAGTATACTTAGAAAAGTATATGACAGTATCAATATCGCAATAGATGTAGTACTGGCAAAAAAAATTAAAATATCAGTCCATGCTTTCCCGGAGGCAAATGGCGATTCGAAGATTAATGGCGGATTGTTTAATACAACTCTTTATCCCGACCTTTCAAAACAGAGCATTTCAAAACAGGCAAAATCAATTTTAAAAATGATAATGGATTTTACAGGTAGTTTGTTTGCCCTTTTTTTTCTTGCTCCTGTTTTTTTTATTATTGCATTAGCCATAAAACTGACATCAAAAGGTCCGGTTTTTTTCAAGCAGGAAAGAATGGGATTAAACGGCAAGAAATTCTCCTTCTTAAAATTCAGATCAATGTATGAAAACAGTGATAGTCAATGCCATAAAGAATATATTGAAAAATTTATCGGGCAGGGTGATTCCGATCCAAATACTCCTGGGGTATATAAGTTATGTAATGATACACGAATTACACCACTAGGTAATTTCATTAGAAAAACAAGCCTTGATGAACTTCCTCAATTTATTAATGTGCTAAAAGGAGAAATGTCGCTTGTTGGACCGCGCCCTCCCATCCCTTATGAATGTGAGCTTTACGATATCTGGCACAAACGCAGATTGCTTTCCGCCAAACCAGGTATTACCGGGTTATGGCAGGTTACAGGAAGAAGCAAAACCACTTTTGATGAAATGGTTCGTCTTGATCTGAAATATATTAATAACTGGTCGTTGTGGCTTGATATTAAACTTCTTCTGAAAACCCCGCTTGTAATTCTCACCGGTGAGGGAGCACATTAA
- a CDS encoding Gfo/Idh/MocA family oxidoreductase — MIHVGVIGYGYWGPNLVRNFSTADGSEVSIVCDTNSQSLKKALKRHPGINTTTDYKEVIKDPGIDAVVIATPVFTHYELAKMALEEGKNVFIEKPFTYSSNEAQDLVEIALKKNLKIMVDHTFLYTGAVRRIKQLVDDKVLGNLYYYDSTRVNLGLFQHDVNVVWDLAPHDISIMLYVLGEKPQAVIATGAEHFDRGLEDVAYLTFYFSNNLIAHINVNWLSPIKMRTTLIGGQKKMLVWNDLEPDEKIKIYDKGVQVKTKEGQYNLLVSYRSGDMWAPKIDHTEALQLTVDSFINYLNGGGKVENDGVAGYEVVRMLEASTESLKNKGKLVQL; from the coding sequence ATGATTCACGTTGGTGTAATTGGCTATGGCTACTGGGGCCCCAACCTTGTCAGAAACTTCAGCACTGCCGATGGTTCGGAAGTTTCTATCGTATGTGATACAAACAGCCAGTCTCTTAAGAAAGCACTCAAGAGACACCCCGGAATTAATACAACTACAGATTATAAAGAAGTAATTAAAGATCCAGGTATTGATGCAGTTGTAATAGCTACTCCTGTATTCACACATTATGAACTTGCAAAAATGGCTCTTGAAGAAGGTAAAAATGTATTTATTGAAAAACCCTTCACATACTCCAGCAATGAGGCCCAGGATCTGGTCGAAATAGCTTTAAAGAAAAATCTTAAAATTATGGTGGACCACACATTTCTTTATACAGGTGCAGTAAGGAGGATAAAGCAGCTTGTTGATGATAAAGTGCTGGGAAATCTTTACTACTATGACTCAACCAGGGTCAATCTGGGTCTCTTCCAACATGATGTTAATGTGGTATGGGATCTCGCTCCGCATGATATTTCCATAATGCTGTATGTATTAGGTGAAAAACCGCAGGCTGTAATTGCCACAGGGGCAGAACACTTTGATCGAGGTCTGGAAGATGTTGCATACCTTACATTTTACTTTTCCAATAATTTAATAGCACATATCAATGTAAACTGGCTCTCTCCCATAAAGATGCGAACAACACTAATCGGGGGCCAGAAAAAAATGCTTGTCTGGAATGATCTTGAACCTGATGAAAAGATAAAAATCTACGATAAAGGTGTCCAGGTAAAAACAAAAGAAGGACAATATAACCTGCTGGTATCCTATCGTTCGGGAGACATGTGGGCACCTAAGATTGATCATACTGAAGCACTTCAACTCACTGTCGATAGTTTTATAAATTATTTAAATGGCGGCGGTAAAGTTGAAAATGATGGTGTTGCAGGGTATGAGGTGGTAAGAATGCTTGAAGCATCTACTGAATCACTCAAAAACAAAGGGAAATTAGTGCAGTTATGA
- a CDS encoding N-acetyltransferase, translated as MNYLCIADNVILGNDVTLSKFINLYGCTIGDNTKIGAFVEVQKNAFIGKNCKISSHSFICEGVTIEDEVFIGHNVTFINDKKPRATTKDGNLQTESDWKVEPTLVKRGASIGSSSTILSEITIGEYAIIGAGSVVTKDVPPNAVVAGNPAKILKKKV; from the coding sequence ATGAATTATCTCTGTATTGCCGATAATGTAATACTTGGAAATGATGTCACACTTTCAAAATTTATCAACCTTTATGGATGCACTATAGGCGATAATACAAAGATTGGTGCATTTGTGGAAGTACAGAAGAATGCTTTTATAGGAAAGAACTGCAAAATATCAAGCCATTCTTTTATCTGTGAAGGAGTAACCATAGAAGACGAAGTGTTCATAGGCCACAATGTAACTTTTATTAATGATAAAAAGCCACGGGCCACCACTAAAGATGGTAACTTACAGACTGAGTCCGATTGGAAGGTTGAGCCAACTCTTGTAAAAAGAGGAGCTTCTATAGGTTCTAGCAGCACAATTCTCTCCGAGATTACGATCGGAGAATATGCTATTATAGGTGCCGGAAGCGTTGTTACAAAAGATGTGCCACCGAATGCTGTTGTTGCCGGGAATCCGGCTAAAATACTCAAAAAAAAGGTTTGA
- a CDS encoding DegT/DnrJ/EryC1/StrS family aminotransferase, translating to MKIPFLDLKSQYLSIKNEVDYAIKQVIDNCAFAGGPFVERFEKAFAPYCQCKEAIGVGSGTDALWIALIALGIGDGDEVITVPASFIATAEAISFSGAKPVFVDVDKATCNMNPKLIEAAITSKTKAIIPVHLFGQMADMDPITKIAKKHNLFVIEDACQAHGAEYKGKRAGSIGDAGCFSFYPGKNLGAYGEAGAVVTNNIELAEKMRIFRDHGQSKKYFHKMIGWNGRMDGIQGAILEVKLKYLSAWNDARRKNAGIYKELFEDTEHILLPVETSQTKHVYHIYAIRTKRRDTLIEYLTKAGISCGIHYPVPIHLQDAYKTMELEKGSFPVAEKCADELVSLPMFPELTQEQIEYVAHEIKRFAIGS from the coding sequence ATGAAAATACCGTTTCTTGATCTGAAATCTCAATATCTTTCAATTAAAAATGAAGTCGACTATGCAATAAAGCAAGTCATTGATAACTGCGCATTTGCGGGTGGGCCTTTTGTTGAACGCTTCGAAAAAGCCTTTGCGCCTTACTGCCAATGCAAAGAAGCCATTGGTGTGGGCAGCGGAACAGATGCCTTATGGATTGCCTTGATAGCCCTTGGGATAGGAGATGGTGACGAGGTTATTACAGTACCTGCTTCTTTTATTGCCACAGCCGAAGCTATCAGTTTTAGCGGAGCAAAACCGGTTTTTGTAGATGTCGATAAAGCTACCTGCAATATGAATCCCAAGCTTATTGAAGCAGCAATTACATCTAAGACAAAAGCCATTATCCCGGTTCATCTTTTCGGACAAATGGCCGATATGGACCCTATTACAAAAATAGCAAAAAAACATAATCTTTTTGTAATCGAAGATGCTTGCCAGGCTCATGGGGCGGAATATAAGGGGAAACGTGCAGGATCAATAGGGGATGCCGGATGTTTCAGTTTTTATCCCGGCAAAAACCTTGGTGCATATGGTGAAGCCGGAGCAGTTGTTACAAATAATATCGAATTAGCGGAAAAAATGCGCATCTTTCGTGATCACGGACAGTCAAAAAAATATTTTCATAAAATGATAGGCTGGAACGGACGCATGGACGGAATACAGGGCGCCATACTTGAAGTAAAGCTTAAATATCTTTCGGCATGGAATGATGCCAGGAGAAAAAATGCAGGAATTTACAAAGAATTGTTTGAAGATACAGAGCACATTTTACTTCCTGTTGAAACATCACAAACAAAACATGTGTATCACATATATGCAATAAGAACCAAAAGGAGGGATACGCTTATAGAGTATCTTACAAAAGCCGGTATATCATGCGGAATTCACTATCCGGTTCCAATACATCTTCAGGATGCATATAAGACTATGGAACTTGAAAAAGGCAGTTTTCCTGTAGCGGAAAAATGTGCGGATGAGCTTGTTTCACTTCCCATGTTTCCTGAATTGACCCAGGAGCAGATTGAATATGTAGCGCATGAAATAAAACGGTTTGCGATTGGCAGTTAG
- a CDS encoding GNAT family N-acetyltransferase, translating to MASAFQILDPESYEKWDDEISMLHNCSVFHSIAWLKVLSDSYNYIPCYFAAYNKDKLASIVPMMDIKSTITGRRGVSLPFTDYCDPLISKDIKFQDIFDQIIKYAKKHNWKYIELRSGDKYLPNAVVSSGFFGHRINLLRKENEIYKLLKNTFKRNIKKADTSGVSINFFSTIEAVKEFYRLNCITRKRHGLPPQPYRFFKNIYKHIVSKELGIVALASYNEKYIAGAVFLHFGEEAIYKFGASDIKYQNLRPNNLVMWEAIKWYAKKGYKSLCLGRTEIENHGLRQFKLGMGAEEYIIKYYRYDIKNGSFVKEPEKVSPFQTKVFGKMPIFALKTIGTLYYRHAG from the coding sequence GTGGCTTCTGCTTTTCAGATTTTGGATCCTGAAAGCTATGAAAAATGGGATGATGAGATTTCTATGCTCCATAATTGCTCTGTTTTTCATTCGATTGCCTGGTTAAAAGTTTTATCCGATTCCTATAATTATATACCATGTTATTTTGCAGCTTATAATAAAGATAAATTAGCATCTATAGTTCCGATGATGGATATAAAAAGTACTATAACCGGACGCAGGGGAGTTTCTCTGCCGTTTACCGATTATTGTGATCCACTTATTTCAAAAGATATAAAATTTCAGGATATATTTGATCAGATTATAAAATATGCTAAAAAGCATAACTGGAAGTATATAGAACTAAGAAGTGGCGACAAGTATTTGCCCAATGCAGTTGTTTCGTCCGGTTTTTTTGGACACCGTATTAATCTTTTACGCAAAGAAAATGAAATTTATAAACTTTTAAAAAATACTTTCAAAAGAAATATTAAAAAAGCAGATACAAGTGGCGTAAGCATTAATTTTTTCTCTACCATTGAAGCTGTGAAAGAGTTTTACAGACTTAATTGCATAACGAGAAAAAGGCATGGTCTTCCTCCTCAGCCGTATCGTTTTTTTAAAAATATATATAAACATATTGTATCAAAAGAGCTTGGGATTGTGGCTCTTGCATCTTATAATGAAAAATATATTGCAGGGGCTGTTTTCCTTCATTTTGGCGAAGAAGCTATTTACAAGTTTGGCGCCTCGGATATAAAGTATCAGAATCTGAGGCCAAATAACCTTGTCATGTGGGAAGCCATTAAATGGTATGCCAAAAAAGGTTATAAAAGTCTTTGTCTTGGCAGAACTGAGATAGAAAACCACGGCCTAAGGCAGTTTAAGCTGGGAATGGGTGCAGAAGAATATATAATCAAGTATTACCGGTATGATATTAAAAACGGTTCATTTGTGAAGGAGCCGGAAAAAGTCAGCCCGTTTCAGACTAAAGTTTTTGGTAAAATGCCCATATTTGCGCTTAAGACCATTGGAACGCTTTACTACAGGCATGCCGGATAA